In Cyanobacteria bacterium QS_8_64_29, a single genomic region encodes these proteins:
- a CDS encoding phosphoribosylaminoimidazolesuccinocarboxamide synthase, giving the protein MSERQPNYEGKAKRIYATADPDIVLVEFKDDATAFNAQKRDRISGKGEANCAISAALFELLEKAGIATHYLDRPAPDRLRARSLQILPLEVIVRNIAAGSLCRQTGLAPGTVLPSPLVEFCYKNDELGDPLLTRDRLLLLELATPAQLQQIEQVTLQIERHLRGFFERCGIDLVDFKLEFGLDRDGTLRLGDELSPDTCRLWARGETDPNARVMDKDRFRHDLGHPELAYQQLRDRVLAQTSG; this is encoded by the coding sequence GTGTCCGAGCGCCAACCCAACTACGAAGGCAAAGCCAAGCGCATCTACGCCACCGCCGATCCCGACATCGTCCTGGTTGAGTTCAAAGACGATGCCACGGCCTTCAACGCCCAAAAGCGCGATCGCATCAGCGGCAAGGGGGAAGCCAACTGCGCCATCTCGGCTGCCCTGTTCGAGCTGCTGGAGAAGGCCGGCATTGCCACCCACTACCTGGACCGGCCGGCCCCGGATCGGCTGCGGGCGCGATCGCTGCAGATTTTGCCGCTAGAGGTCATCGTCCGCAACATCGCAGCCGGCAGTCTCTGCCGCCAGACCGGCCTCGCGCCGGGGACCGTGCTGCCATCGCCGCTGGTGGAGTTTTGCTACAAAAACGACGAGCTGGGCGATCCGCTGCTGACCCGTGATCGGCTGTTGCTGTTGGAGCTGGCCACCCCAGCCCAGCTGCAGCAAATCGAGCAAGTGACTTTACAGATCGAACGTCATCTGCGAGGCTTTTTCGAGCGCTGCGGCATCGATCTGGTGGACTTTAAGCTCGAATTCGGCCTCGATCGCGACGGGACGTTGCGGTTGGGGGACGAGCTGAGCCCCGACACGTGCCGGCTCTGGGCCCGCGGCGAGACCGACCCCAATGCCCGCGTTATGGACAAAGATCGCTTTCGTCACGATTTGGGCCACCCCGAGCTGGCCTACCAGCAACTGCGCGATCGCGTGCTCGCCCAAACCAGCGGCTGA
- a CDS encoding UDP-3-O-[3-hydroxymyristoyl] N-acetylglucosamine deacetylase — MGPAFGSRPQWARCASTLASTTKGTIKSTLALASASNPARTVGQAFQRCGIGLHSGKRSCVTVCAARAGQGRYFARTDLPGTPTVSAQVDNVSQTVLSSELASGPARVRTVEHLLAALSASGISDARLAIDGGEVPLLDGSARDWVQAIASVGVVPAPTGVTAPASEALIAPTTPVWVQDGDAFAAAMPGEWRLSYGIDFEAPAIGNQWHSWSPQRDDFAAEIAPARTFGLAHQIEQLRASGLLRGGSLENALVCGDRGWLNPPLRFANEPVRHKLLDLIGDLSLLGPLPRAHILAYKGSHALHWRLAQALRASATG; from the coding sequence ATGGGGCCGGCGTTCGGGTCAAGACCCCAGTGGGCCCGGTGCGCATCGACTTTGGCATCAACGACGAAGGGGACAATCAAATCCACTTTGGCATTGGCGAGCGCTTCTAACCCGGCCCGGACCGTCGGTCAGGCTTTCCAGCGCTGCGGGATTGGGCTGCACTCAGGCAAGCGCAGCTGCGTAACGGTCTGCGCTGCCCGGGCCGGCCAGGGGCGCTACTTTGCCCGCACCGATCTGCCGGGCACACCCACCGTCTCGGCCCAAGTGGATAACGTCAGCCAAACCGTGCTCTCCAGCGAGCTAGCCAGCGGCCCGGCCCGGGTGCGAACGGTGGAGCACTTGCTGGCTGCATTGAGCGCCAGCGGCATCAGCGATGCGCGCCTCGCGATCGATGGGGGCGAGGTGCCGCTGCTGGATGGCTCCGCGCGGGATTGGGTGCAGGCGATCGCCAGCGTCGGCGTTGTCCCGGCACCGACAGGCGTAACGGCCCCTGCCAGCGAAGCCCTGATCGCGCCCACTACCCCCGTTTGGGTCCAAGATGGCGATGCGTTTGCGGCAGCCATGCCCGGCGAGTGGCGCTTGAGCTACGGCATCGATTTTGAGGCGCCGGCCATTGGCAACCAGTGGCATAGCTGGTCGCCCCAGCGGGACGACTTTGCTGCCGAAATCGCACCGGCGCGCACCTTTGGCTTGGCCCACCAGATCGAGCAGTTGCGCGCGTCGGGGCTACTGCGCGGCGGCAGCCTGGAGAATGCGCTTGTCTGCGGTGATCGCGGCTGGCTCAATCCGCCGCTGCGCTTTGCCAATGAACCTGTACGCCACAAGCTTTTAGACTTAATAGGGGATCTGAGCCTGCTAGGCCCCCTGCCGCGGGCTCACATCCTCGCCTACAAAGGCAGTCACGCGCTGCATTGGCGGCTGGCGCAGGCCTTGCGCGCATCAGCGACCGGCTAG
- the fabZ gene encoding 3-hydroxyacyl-[acyl-carrier-protein] dehydratase FabZ, whose protein sequence is MPALISSDATDGADGRSAEAASGTALTVEQIQQLLPHRYPFALVDRIEAYVPGERATGIKNVTFNEPHFQGHIPGRPIMPGVLIVEAMAQVGGVVLTQLPGAEGSFFAFAGMDKVRFRRPVVPGDRLVMQLELLSIKRSRLGKMQGNATVDGEVAAEGEMLFSRID, encoded by the coding sequence ATGCCCGCACTGATAAGCTCCGATGCTACCGATGGCGCCGATGGCCGTTCTGCCGAGGCTGCAAGCGGCACGGCCCTAACAGTCGAGCAGATCCAGCAGCTGCTGCCCCACCGCTACCCCTTTGCCCTGGTCGATCGCATTGAGGCTTACGTCCCCGGGGAGCGCGCAACCGGCATCAAAAACGTTACTTTCAACGAGCCGCACTTCCAGGGGCACATTCCCGGCCGCCCCATCATGCCCGGGGTTCTGATCGTCGAGGCCATGGCGCAGGTGGGCGGGGTGGTTTTGACCCAACTGCCCGGGGCGGAGGGAAGTTTCTTTGCCTTTGCCGGTATGGATAAAGTGCGCTTTCGGCGCCCGGTTGTCCCTGGCGATCGGCTGGTGATGCAGCTGGAGCTGCTATCGATCAAGCGCAGCCGACTGGGCAAGATGCAAGGAAATGCCACCGTCGATGGGGAGGTCGCCGCCGAAGGCGAGATGCTATTTTCGCGCATCGACTGA
- a CDS encoding acyl-[acyl-carrier-protein]--UDP-N-acetylglucosamine O-acyltransferase, whose protein sequence is MQALIHPTAVIDPGAELHPTVQVGPYATIGERVRIGADTTIGAHAIIEGPSEIGAGNRIFPGAAIGLEPQDLKYRGAQSGLWIGDGNWIREYVTINRATGEGEATRIGHQNLLMAYVHVAHNCQIEDSTILANNVALSGHVCIESNARISGMLGIHQFVRIGRLAMVGGMSRIDRDVPPYTVVEGNPARVRSLHAIGLKRAGFAASERRRLKQAFRILYRSGTPFTQALEQLEPLSDSDSVRYLQQFIQHSLSPERRGLTPGKLKAGDGAAE, encoded by the coding sequence GTGCAAGCGCTGATCCACCCTACAGCGGTCATTGACCCTGGAGCCGAGTTGCATCCCACGGTGCAAGTGGGCCCTTACGCCACCATCGGCGAGCGCGTCCGAATCGGCGCCGATACCACCATCGGCGCGCACGCCATTATCGAGGGGCCCAGCGAGATCGGGGCGGGCAACCGCATCTTTCCGGGCGCTGCTATCGGGCTGGAGCCGCAGGACCTCAAGTACCGCGGCGCTCAGAGTGGGCTCTGGATTGGCGATGGCAACTGGATCCGCGAGTACGTCACTATCAACCGCGCTACTGGGGAAGGGGAGGCCACTCGAATCGGCCACCAGAACCTGCTGATGGCCTACGTGCACGTCGCCCACAACTGCCAGATTGAAGACAGCACCATTCTGGCCAACAATGTGGCGCTCTCGGGACACGTCTGCATTGAGAGCAACGCGCGCATCTCGGGGATGCTGGGCATCCATCAGTTCGTGCGCATCGGCCGCTTGGCCATGGTGGGCGGCATGAGCCGCATCGATCGCGATGTCCCCCCCTACACGGTGGTTGAGGGCAACCCCGCCCGCGTGCGCTCGCTGCACGCGATCGGGCTCAAGCGGGCTGGCTTTGCCGCCAGCGAGCGCCGCCGCCTCAAGCAGGCATTCCGCATCCTCTACCGCTCGGGAACGCCCTTTACCCAAGCCCTAGAGCAGCTCGAGCCCTTAAGCGATAGCGACTCGGTCCGATACCTGCAGCAATTCATCCAGCACTCGCTATCGCCGGAGCGTCGCGGCCTGACCCCAGGCAAGCTAAAGGCTGGCGATGGCGCGGCGGAGTGA
- a CDS encoding lipid-A-disaccharide synthase has translation MRIFISTGEVSGDLQGAMLVEALQRQAQRSGTKLEIVALGGERMAAAGATLLADTTHIGSVGLLESLPFVLPTWRIQRRAQRYLQRHPPDLAVLIDYPGPNLAIGTALRRKLPGVPVVYYIAPQEWVWSPLPQNSKQIARIADRLLAIFPAEAEHFRRYGASVSWVGHPLLDRMQQAPSRAQARARMGLSEDDIAIALLPASRRQELARLLPVLFAAARRIQAQQPRAHFWIPLSAAAHRGALERAIARYGLRATLWPGATLDGIAAADLVLAKSGTVNLEAALLAVPQVVAYRVHPVTAWIARRLLRFSVPFVSPPNLLAQEAIVPEFLQAAATPDRIARQALALLQEPQQRQAMLAGYQRVREAAGEAGVCDRAASEILGLVAPKPNQPAGTR, from the coding sequence ATGCGCATTTTTATCAGCACGGGCGAGGTTTCGGGGGATCTGCAGGGGGCCATGCTGGTCGAAGCCCTGCAGCGCCAGGCCCAGCGCAGCGGAACCAAGCTGGAGATCGTGGCGCTCGGCGGCGAGCGCATGGCAGCGGCAGGCGCAACGCTGCTGGCTGACACCACCCACATTGGTTCGGTGGGGCTGCTGGAGTCGCTGCCGTTCGTGCTGCCCACTTGGCGCATCCAGCGCCGGGCGCAGCGCTACCTACAGCGGCATCCGCCCGATCTGGCCGTGCTGATTGACTACCCCGGGCCCAACCTGGCCATCGGGACGGCTTTGAGGCGGAAGCTGCCGGGCGTGCCGGTGGTTTACTACATCGCGCCCCAAGAGTGGGTGTGGTCGCCGCTGCCGCAGAATAGCAAGCAGATCGCGCGCATCGCGGATCGCTTGCTGGCGATTTTCCCCGCCGAGGCCGAGCACTTTCGCCGCTACGGGGCCAGCGTCAGCTGGGTAGGCCACCCGCTGCTGGATCGCATGCAGCAAGCGCCCAGCCGCGCCCAAGCGCGGGCGAGAATGGGCCTGAGCGAGGATGACATTGCCATTGCGCTCCTGCCGGCATCGCGCCGGCAGGAGCTGGCACGCTTGCTACCGGTTTTATTTGCCGCTGCCCGCCGCATTCAGGCACAGCAGCCGCGCGCGCACTTTTGGATTCCGCTCTCGGCAGCTGCGCATCGGGGCGCGCTCGAGCGGGCCATTGCGCGCTACGGCCTGCGCGCCACGCTATGGCCGGGGGCCACGCTGGATGGGATCGCCGCGGCCGATCTGGTCCTGGCCAAATCGGGGACCGTCAATCTGGAAGCGGCGCTGCTGGCGGTGCCGCAAGTTGTGGCTTACCGCGTCCATCCCGTTACGGCCTGGATCGCCCGGCGGTTATTGCGCTTCTCAGTGCCGTTCGTGTCGCCGCCCAACCTGCTGGCCCAGGAGGCCATTGTTCCCGAATTCCTGCAAGCCGCCGCCACCCCAGACCGCATTGCCCGGCAAGCGCTGGCGCTGCTGCAGGAGCCGCAGCAGCGCCAGGCCATGCTGGCCGGCTACCAGCGTGTGCGTGAGGCTGCGGGCGAGGCGGGCGTTTGCGATCGCGCGGCTAGCGAAATCCTGGGGCTGGTGGCACCCAAGCCGAATCAGCCAGCAGGAACACGCTGA
- a CDS encoding transcriptional repressor: protein MPPYTTSSLKAELNSRGWRLTPQREKILHAFQNLPRGNHLSAEELYNLLKDRGEPISLSTIYRSLKLMTRMGILRELELAEGHKHYELNRPHPHHHHHIVCIQCNRTIEFNNDSILKQSLKQAEKEGLQLIDCQLTVMTICPEALRMGWPSSLPSNWVCSRAISEENYSDGDGNN from the coding sequence ATGCCGCCTTATACGACCAGTTCTCTCAAAGCCGAGCTCAACTCGCGGGGCTGGCGCTTGACGCCCCAGCGGGAAAAAATCCTGCATGCCTTTCAAAACCTGCCCCGCGGCAATCACTTGAGCGCCGAGGAACTTTACAACTTGCTCAAGGATCGGGGCGAGCCCATCAGCCTCTCGACCATCTATCGCAGCCTCAAGCTCATGACCCGCATGGGCATCTTGCGCGAGCTTGAGCTGGCAGAAGGCCACAAGCACTACGAGCTCAACCGGCCCCATCCGCACCACCACCACCACATCGTCTGCATTCAGTGCAACCGGACGATCGAGTTCAACAACGACTCCATCCTCAAGCAAAGCCTCAAGCAGGCCGAAAAAGAAGGCCTGCAGCTGATCGATTGCCAGCTAACAGTGATGACGATCTGTCCGGAGGCCCTGCGCATGGGGTGGCCGTCCTCGCTGCCAAGCAACTGGGTGTGCTCGCGGGCGATCTCGGAAGAAAACTACTCGGACGGTGACGGCAACAACTGA
- a CDS encoding cysteine desulfuration protein SufE yields the protein MAGTETQWPENLDRIVRRFKRRTNPKQRYQQLLSYAKRLEGLPEECKTADNKVPGCVSQVYITADLDQGRVCYQGDSDAQIVKGLVGLLIEGLNGLTPEEIGRLSPDFIEETGLQVSLTPSRANGFYNIFQTMKKKALACQVADPA from the coding sequence ATGGCCGGTACCGAGACCCAGTGGCCCGAAAACCTGGACCGCATCGTGCGGCGGTTCAAGCGGCGGACCAATCCCAAGCAGCGCTACCAGCAGCTGCTGTCCTACGCCAAGCGGTTGGAGGGTCTACCCGAGGAGTGCAAAACGGCCGATAACAAAGTACCGGGCTGCGTCTCGCAGGTGTATATAACCGCCGATTTGGACCAGGGCCGCGTTTGCTACCAGGGCGACTCGGACGCCCAAATTGTCAAAGGCTTGGTGGGGCTGCTCATTGAAGGGCTCAACGGCCTAACCCCAGAAGAAATCGGCCGGCTCTCGCCCGACTTTATTGAAGAAACGGGACTGCAAGTCAGCCTGACGCCCTCGCGCGCCAATGGCTTCTACAACATCTTCCAAACCATGAAGAAAAAGGCCCTTGCCTGCCAAGTTGCCGATCCGGCTTAG
- the ureA gene encoding urease subunit gamma, translated as MELTPQEKDKLLVFAAAFVAERRKGRGLKLNYPEAKAYISAAILEGARDGRSVAELMDYGTQLLGRDDVMEGVPEILDEVAVEATFPDGTKLVTVHDPIR; from the coding sequence ATGGAACTCACGCCCCAGGAAAAAGACAAGCTGCTGGTATTTGCGGCCGCATTTGTGGCCGAGCGGCGCAAGGGACGCGGCCTCAAGCTCAACTACCCCGAAGCCAAGGCCTACATTTCGGCGGCGATCCTGGAAGGCGCCCGCGACGGTCGCAGCGTGGCCGAGCTGATGGACTACGGCACGCAGCTGCTGGGGCGCGATGACGTCATGGAGGGCGTGCCCGAGATACTGGATGAGGTCGCGGTGGAGGCCACCTTCCCCGATGGCACCAAGCTGGTGACGGTTCACGATCCCATTCGCTGA
- a CDS encoding urease subunit beta has translation MTPGEIATPAGEIELNPGRETTRVSVANTGDRPIQVGSHFHFYEVNEALQFDRSAAYGRRLDIPAGNAVRFEPGDAREVSLVPYAGRREAYGFNGRANGPLDG, from the coding sequence ATGACACCAGGTGAGATTGCAACGCCGGCGGGCGAGATCGAGCTCAATCCCGGGCGCGAGACGACCCGCGTATCGGTGGCCAACACCGGCGATCGCCCCATCCAGGTGGGCTCGCACTTCCATTTCTACGAGGTCAACGAGGCCTTGCAGTTCGACCGCTCGGCCGCTTACGGCCGGCGCCTCGACATTCCCGCCGGGAATGCCGTGCGCTTCGAGCCGGGCGACGCGCGCGAGGTGAGCTTGGTCCCTTATGCCGGTCGCCGCGAAGCCTACGGCTTTAACGGCCGCGCGAACGGCCCCCTCGATGGTTAA
- the ureC gene encoding urease subunit alpha, producing the protein MSYRMDRRAYAQAFGPTVGDRVRLADTDLWIAVEQDRTPYGDEVTFGGGKVIRDGMGQSPLPRAQGAVDTVITNALILDWWGIVKADVGLKAGCIYRIGKAGNPNTQDGVDIPIGPATEAIAGEGKILTAGGIDAHVHFVCPQLVETAIASGITTMLGGGTGPATGTNATTCTPGEWHIQRMLQAADAFPVNLGFLGKGNSSQRPGLEEQVRGGALGLKLHEDWGTTPAAIDTCLGVAEDYDVQVATHTDTLNESGFVDHTLAAFENRTIHTYHTEGAGGGHAPDIIKACGEANVLPSSTNPTRPYTTNTLDEHLDMLMVCHHLDRHSPEDVAFAESRIRRETIAAEDILHDLGAFSIMASDAQAMGRVGEVILRTWQTAHKMKVQRGPLPEDAQDCDNARAKRYIAKYTLNPAIAHGMADWVGSVAEGKWADLCLWHPARFGVKPEMAIKGGAIAWSQMGDANASIPTPQPGHMRPMFGSFGGAIAATSLTFVSQAALEADVPNQIGLQKPAVPVANTRNIGKQDMALNDALPAMAVDPETYEVRADGELLSCEPAETLPLAQRYFLF; encoded by the coding sequence ATGAGCTACCGCATGGATCGGCGCGCCTACGCCCAGGCTTTTGGCCCTACCGTGGGCGATCGCGTCCGCCTAGCCGATACGGATCTCTGGATTGCGGTGGAGCAGGACCGCACGCCCTACGGCGATGAGGTCACCTTTGGCGGTGGCAAAGTCATCCGCGACGGCATGGGCCAATCGCCGCTGCCACGGGCCCAAGGCGCGGTGGATACGGTCATTACCAACGCGCTGATCCTGGATTGGTGGGGCATTGTCAAGGCTGACGTGGGGCTCAAAGCCGGCTGCATCTACCGCATCGGCAAAGCTGGCAACCCCAACACCCAGGATGGGGTCGACATTCCCATTGGCCCTGCCACCGAAGCCATCGCCGGCGAGGGCAAGATCCTCACCGCCGGCGGCATCGACGCCCACGTCCACTTTGTCTGCCCGCAGTTGGTCGAGACCGCGATCGCCTCGGGCATCACCACCATGCTGGGCGGCGGCACCGGCCCAGCCACCGGCACCAACGCCACCACCTGCACCCCGGGCGAGTGGCACATCCAGCGCATGCTGCAGGCCGCCGATGCCTTCCCGGTCAACCTGGGCTTTCTGGGCAAAGGCAACAGCAGCCAGCGGCCGGGCTTGGAGGAGCAGGTCCGCGGCGGCGCCCTGGGCCTAAAGCTGCACGAGGATTGGGGGACAACGCCAGCGGCGATCGATACCTGCTTGGGCGTAGCCGAGGATTATGACGTCCAAGTCGCCACCCACACCGATACACTCAACGAGTCGGGCTTTGTGGACCACACCCTCGCCGCTTTCGAGAACCGCACGATTCACACCTACCACACCGAGGGCGCCGGGGGCGGCCACGCCCCCGACATCATCAAAGCCTGCGGTGAGGCCAACGTCCTACCCTCCTCGACCAATCCCACGCGGCCCTACACCACCAACACGCTCGACGAGCACCTGGACATGCTGATGGTGTGCCACCACCTGGACCGCCACAGCCCCGAGGACGTGGCCTTTGCCGAATCCCGCATCCGCCGCGAGACGATCGCGGCCGAGGACATCCTGCACGATCTGGGAGCCTTTAGCATTATGGCCTCCGACGCCCAGGCCATGGGGCGCGTGGGCGAGGTCATCCTCCGCACCTGGCAGACCGCGCACAAGATGAAAGTACAGCGCGGCCCTCTTCCCGAGGACGCCCAAGACTGCGACAATGCGCGCGCCAAGCGCTACATCGCCAAATACACCCTCAACCCCGCCATCGCCCACGGCATGGCAGATTGGGTGGGCTCGGTGGCGGAAGGCAAGTGGGCCGATCTTTGTCTCTGGCACCCGGCCCGCTTTGGCGTCAAACCGGAGATGGCGATCAAAGGCGGCGCGATCGCCTGGTCGCAAATGGGGGATGCCAACGCCAGCATTCCTACGCCGCAACCCGGGCACATGCGCCCCATGTTCGGCAGCTTTGGCGGCGCGATCGCGGCAACGTCGCTGACCTTTGTCTCCCAGGCCGCGCTAGAAGCCGATGTTCCCAATCAAATTGGGCTGCAAAAACCGGCAGTTCCGGTCGCCAACACCCGCAACATTGGCAAGCAAGATATGGCCCTCAACGACGCGCTACCGGCCATGGCGGTGGACCCCGAAACCTACGAGGTCCGCGCGGACGGCGAGCTGCTGAGCTGCGAGCCTGCCGAAACGCTGCCCCTGGCGCAGCGCTACTTTTTGTTCTAA